The Streptomyces noursei ATCC 11455 sequence GACGCCGGGCTCGACGGCGACCGTCGCGTCGACCGGGTCGAGGGCCTCTCCCGTCGGGTACATGCCGGAGAACGCCTCGGAGCCGGCGGCGGTCAGGGTCGCCGGGACGTTCTTGAGGGTGACCACGCCGCCCTTGGCGGTGAGCGTGCCCGTCGGCAGCTTCAGATCGGCGATCGGGGTGTCGGGGGTGGTGACGACCCGTGCCGGGGCCCGGCCCTCCTCGGTGCGCGGCTTGCTCGCGACGTCGGCGATCAACGTGCCCTTGCCGTTCTCGGCCTTGATGCGGAGGTTGCTGAACTTCAGGTCCAGCGCGCCGCCGTGGCCGGTGAAGCGCACCGCGCCGTTGAACTCCGCGACCAGGGTGGCCTCCTTGCCGTCGTAGGTGCCGTGCCCCTTGGGGAAGCGGTAGCCGGCCGCGGTGGCGGTGGCGCCGTCCGAGGGCTCGGCCTTGCCGTGCGCGATGGGGCCGTTGACGTAGTCGCGGAACTTCTTCTTGACGCCCCAGTCGAGGTTTCCGCCGTGGAGCTTGCCGGAGTCGGCGGCCGGGCGGGGAGCGCGCGCGAGTGGCACTGGCCCGGGTACTGGCCCAGCGCGCCCCGCTGCTCCTGCTCGACGAACCGACCGCCGCCCTGGACCTGCGCCACCAGGAGCTGGTGCTCGGGATCTGCCGGCAGCGGGCGGCGGCCGGGGACGCGGTCGTCGTGGTGCTCCACGACCTCGGGCTGGCCTCGGCGTACGCGGACCGGGCCGCCGTGCTGCACGGCGGACGGATCGCCGCCCAGGCCCGCCGGCCGAGGTCTTCGAGGCGGACCTGCTGTCCCGGATCTACCGACAGCCGATCGAGGTGGTCGCCCACCCCGGCACCGGCACGCCCCTGGTCGTTCCCGTACGCCCGCGCTGACCGCCGCGCGGTTCAGGACCGCTCGGGCGCCCGGGGAGATCACGCGATACCGGCGGTGTGCGACCCACCGGGCCGACCCTAGAAGTCGGGTCCTTCCCACTGTCGTTGGCGGCGTATGTCGTCCAGGAAGTGGGAGATCCGCGCGCGGTTGGGAGCGGCGTCGGGGAGGGCCACGGACCGCTCGAAGAACTCCCGCGATCCGGCGAGATCCTCCGCCGCGACGTTGTTCCAGACCAGTCGCGTGCGGATCATCTCGGAGCGGACCATCTCGGATGTGCCGCCGGTCCGCCCGCTCAGCACTCCGCGCGCCCGGCTGCCGAACTCGGCCGCCTGCGCCACGTTGCCCAGACATGCCGCGGCGGTGCCCAGTCTGCCGAGGACGGTCGCGTAGAGGGGCACGTCGGCCAGGCGGATGGCCAGATCCGCGGCCCTGTGCAGCGTGCCCGCGGCGTCCAGGGGCCGGCCGCGGTCGAGTTGCAGACACCCCAGGCGGAGCAGCGTCTTGCCGAGCAGTCGGGGACTGTCGACCCGCTCGGCGAGGACGATCGCCTCCGTGTAGCACTCGTACGCCCGCTCGTGCTCGCCGAGCTGATGGTGCATGTCGCCGACGGTGGCCGTGACCACGGCCGTGAGCCATTCGTCGTCCAACTTCCCGACGATCCCGGCGACTTCGGCGAAGAACTCCATGGACTCCGCGACCCGGCCCTGCAGGTTGGCGAACGTCCCGAGGTTGCCCAGGGCCCTGGCCTGTTCCAACAGGTCGCCGGAGCGGCGGCTGATCTCCAGGGCCTCGGTCAACAAGGGGTGGGCCTGCTCGTAACGGCCCTGCAGGCCGTACATCATCCCCATACAGGTGCGCAGTTCGGAGACCATCCGCCGGTCGGTGACCGCTGTGACCAGGGGCAGCACCGTCTCCAGGGCGGTACGGCACTCGTGGAACCGGCCCTGCCGGGTGAGGTAGTCGAACAGGCCCTCGGTGATCCAGCACGCCTCGTCCAGCTTGCCCACGTCCACCGCGTGCCCGACCACGTCGACCAGCTCGCCGCCCACCGTGTCCAGCCAGTTCGTTGCCTCCTCCCAGTCGGCGAAAGGGGCCGTCCCCGGAGCCGGACCGGTCGGGAAGGCCGAGGGGCCCCAGTCGCTGGAACGGCGGGCGGCGGACACATACAACCGGAACACGCCGTCCCGGACCGCCGCGACCTCCCCGGGAAACCCGGCCGCGACGCGTCGGGCGTAGACCGCGACCAGGTCGTGCAACCGATAGCGGTCGGCCGCCACCTGCTGCACGAGGCTCGCGTCGACCAGGCTCTCCAGGACGCGTTCGGCGTCCGGCCGGGTCCCGTCGAGCATGGCGGCCAGCGTCAACGCGTCGAGTTCCACGGTGGGGGAGAGCCCCAGGGCGCGGAACGCGCGCTGCTCGGCGGCCGGCAACTGGTCGTAGGAGAGCTGGAAAGCGGCCTCCACGCTGCGGTCCTCGACCGAGAGTTCACCGAGCCGGCGCTCGTCGTCCGCCAGCCGGGCGGCCAGCGACTCCCACGCCCACAACGGGCGGTTCTGCAGCCGCGCACCGGCGATGCGCAGGGCCAGCGGCAGCTGGTCGCACAGGCCGGCGAGCCGGCGGATCGCGCCGTGCTCGTCGGGGGAGCCCGAGCCCCCCACGATGCGGCTGAGCAGGCCCACCGCGTCGTCGAGGTCCAGCGGGGCCAGCGAGATCCTGCGGTCCACGTCCAGGCCGGTCAGCCGCTGACGACTGGTCACCAGCAGCATGCTGCCCGGCCCGGCGGGCACCAGCGGACGCACCTGCTCGGCGCCGGCGGCGTCGTCGAGGACCACCAGCAGCCGCAGCGCGGCGGTCGCCGTCCGCCAGGACGCGGCCAGCTCGTCCAGGTCCTCGGAATCCTCCCCCTCGTCGGCGCCGACCGCCCGCAACAACCGGCGCAGTACCCGCTGCGGACCCGGTGCCCCGCGATCCTCGCGGTACCCGTGCAGATCGACGAACAGAGCGCCGTCCGGATACCGCTGGTGCACCGTCCGCGCCGCGTGCACCACGAGCGCGGTCTTGCCGACGCCGGCCATGCCGTCCACCGCGCGGACCGTCACACCGTGCGGGTCCGCGGCCGTCGCGCCGAGGAGCGCGAGCTCCCGGTCCCGGCCGGTGAAGTTGCCGGCACCGACCGGCAGTTCGTTGCGCACCGGGCGCTCGGGACGGTCCCGGTGCCCGGCCGGCGGCTGCGGTGGCGACGGCCGGGGCCGCTGCCGGGCGGCCGTGCCGAACAGCAGCGCGTCATCGCGGCGCAGCACCGCCTCGTGCGTCTGCCGCAGTTCGGGTCCCGGCTCCGCCCCCTGGTCCCGCACCAGGCGACGGCGCACCTTGGCGTAGACGTCCAGGGCGTCGGCCTGCCGATTGCCGACGTAGAGGGCACGGATCAGCAGGGCGGCCAGCGCCTCGTGGTACGGGTGCGCCTCGGTCAGCGCGAACAGTTCGCCGACGGCCGCCGCGTGCCGGCCCAGCCGCAGCTCGCAGCCGAGCTTGTCCTGGAGCAGGGCGAGCCGGTACTCCGTCAACCGCAGCCGTTCCCCCTGCGCGAACGGCCCGGGAATCCCGGCCAACGGCTCACCCCGGAACAGCTCCAGGGCCTTGGACCAGGCATCCACCGCGGTGGTCAGGTCGCCGCTGACCCGCGCCGAGCTCGCCTCGGCGGCGAACTCCACCATGCGCGCCGCGTCCACCCACACGTCCCGCGGGACGAAGCGATACCCCCCGCGGTCGGTGACGATCACGGACTCCGCGGGGCCGGCCCCGGGACCGTCCAGGCATCGGCGCAGCCGGTGCACATAGACCGGGATCACCTTCGCGCCGGTGCCCGGCTGCTCCGTGCCCCAGACACCGTCGAGGAGCTGCTGACGGCTGGCCGTGACCCCCGGCCGCAGCAGCAGCGCGGCGAGCAGCGCCTGTTCGCGCACCGGACCGAGCTCCAGCGGTACGCCACCACGCCAGCCCTGAAGCGGTCCGAGAAGAGCCAGTCGAAGCTGCCGCACACCCGTGGACACCCCACCCGTCGAAGACACGCAGGGGAGTATAGGTCGCCGCTGACCAGCCCTTCAGCGCGCTGCGACGAGGTTGCACAACGTGTGGGCGAGGTGAACGTTCCCGCTCCGCGTCCCGCGGCGGCGCGGCGCCCGGCCACCCGTGGAGCGCCGCGCCGGGCGGGCTATCGCTGGATCAGGGCGCGGGCCGCCCGGGCGATGTGGGGATGGGAGATGCCGGCGGCGTCGAGGAGTTCGTCGGTGGTGCCGGAGCCCGGCAGGTCGGTGACGGCGAGGTGGCTGAAGGCGGGACGGCTGCCGGTGGCGGCGAGCGCCGACAGGACGGCCTCGCCGATGCCGCCCTCGGGGTGGTGGTCCTCGACGACGACGAGGGCGCCGGTCTCCTGGGCGGCCCGGGCGAGGGCACCGGCGTCGACGGGCTTGAGGGAGTACAGGTCGATGACGCGGGCCGGGACGTCGTCGGCGGCGAGGTGCTCGGCTGCGGCCAGGCACTCGTGGAGGGTGACGCCGGCGCCGATCAGGGTGACCCGGTCGTGCGGGCTGTGGCGGAGGGTCTTGGAGCCGCCCACGGGGAAGGTCTCGTCGCCGTCGTAGAGGACGGGGTAGGGGCCGCGGGTGGTGCGCAGGTAGGAGATGCCGTCGAGCTCGGCCATGGCGGCGGTCAGGGCGGCGGCGGAGGTGGCGTCGCTGGGGTAGAGCACCGTGGAGCCGTGCACGGCGCGCATCATGGCGAGGTCTTCCAGGCCCATCTGCGAGGGGCCGTCGGCGCCGATCTCGACGCCGCTGTGGGTTCCGCACAGCGCCATGGTGATCTGGGAGACGGCGGCCATGCGGATGAAGTCGTGGGCGCGGGTGAGGAACGCGGCGAAGGTGGTGGCGTAGGGGCGGTACCCGCGCACGGCCATGCCGACCGCGTCGGCGATCATCTGCTGCTCGGCGATGTAGGTCTGGAAGTACCGCTCGGGATGCGCCTTCTCGAAGTCCTGGGCGTGGGTGGAGTTGCCGACCTCGGCGTCCAGGGCGACGACGTCCGGGCGGGCGCCGAGGGCGGCCAGGGCGTGACCGAAGGCGACACGGGTGGCGACCTTGTCGCCGACCTCGAAGCGCGGCAGCTCGATGGGTCCGGCGGCCGGGATGGGGGCGGGCGTGACGGCGGGCGGCCGGGGGCCGCGCACGTGCAGATTGCGGATGCCGCCCAGTTCGGCGACGGCGCGGTCGGCCATGTCCTCGGGCAGGGCCTTGCCGTGCCAGCCCTCCTTGTCGGCGACCTCCGCCACGCCGCGGCCCTTGACGGTCCTGGCGACGATGACGGTGGGGGCCTGGCCGTCGGCGGCGGTGGTCAGGGCCTGGTCGATCGCCTGCAGGTCGTGCCCGTCGATGACGATCGCGCGACAGCCGAACGCCTCGACGCGGCGGGCGTAGGTGCCGGTGTCCCACTCCAGCTCGGTGGGGCCGCACTGGCCGAGGCGGTTGACGTCGACGACGGCGGTGAAGTTGGCCAGCCGGTAGTGGCCGGCCTTGTCGAGGGCCTCCCAGACGGACCCCTCGGCCATCTCGCTGTCCCCGCACAGCACCCACACCCGGTAGGGCTGCTTGTCCAGGTCCCGGCCCGCCAGTGCGATGCCGACGCCGTAGCCGATGCCCTGGCCCAGCGAACCGGTGGCCACGTCCACCCAGGGCAGCACGGGCGTGGGGTGGCCCTGCAGCCGGTGGCCGAAGCGGCGGTAGGTCGTCATCAGCGCGTCGTCGCTGACCACCCCGGCCGCCTTGAACATCGCATAGAGCAGGGGAGAGGCATGGCCCTTGGAGAAGACCAGGTGGTCGCCCGCGGGGTTGTCGGGCGCGTCCCAGTCGTAGCGCAGGTGGCGGGTCATCAGGACGGCCATCAGGTCGGCCGCGGACAGGCTGGAAGTGGGGTGCCCGGAGCCCGCCGCGGTGCTGGCGCGCACCGAGTCCACGCGCAGCTGCTGCGCGAGTTCGAAGATCTGGGGCAGCTCGCTGTCGGGTCCGAGCGTGGTGGTCTGCGCTGCGGTCATGGTGGGGGGCCTTTCGTGGACGGCCGGTGGGCGCAGGGTGAGCGGCCGCCGGTTCGGGGTGGCCGCTCACCGTCCGGGGCAGGTTAACCGCCGGGTCGGCCGGTGATCGGGCAGGCAGACGGTCCTGGGCGATGTGTTCGAACGCGGTGGTCGGGGGCGGTCGGCGGCGGCGTGCCGGTGGCCGGCCGGGCCGGGCCCGGGGGCCGCCCTCGGCCGTCGCCGCCGTTCGGGTGGCCGCACGGCCGGCACCCTCTAAAGCCCCCGGCCGAGCCGGCGGCGGCCGGTGCGACGGACTTTCCCCGCCTCGATTCACGGCCCGAGCCCCGCCTTGTCTACCCTGTACGCGCAGCTGGTTCACCTCGCCCGCCAGGCGAGGTGTCGCGAGCGGGAACCCGGTGCACGTCCGGGACTGCCTCGCAGCGGTGAGTGGGAACGACCGCCGTCATGACGCACCGGGCACGTCCGTGGCCCGGGAAGCGACGGCCGAGGGAGTCCCGTTCTTCGGGGCGTGCCCACGAGTCCGAAGACCTGCCACTGCCCGTGCGGGGTGCGATCACCGCGCACGCGTCCACGGCGACCCGGCAGCGGGACCGCTGAGCGAGTGGTGCGCCTCCACCCCACCGTGCCCCGGGCACGAGGGGCCGGCCTGCCTGCCGTTCACGGCCCGGCGCCGGTCCTCACGACGACTCGCGAAGGAGAGTTTCGTGCCCGGCGAACCGAGCATTCCCGCCATCCCGTCCCCCGCAGGGCCACGCCCGAGCGGGCACTGCGTCCTGCTCAAGCACGGCGAGATCGTCCTCAAGGGCCGCAACCGGCACCGGTTCACCGAGCGGCTGCACGACAACCTCCGCCGCTCCCTGCGCGGAATCGGCGGCTCCACCTGGATCAAGTCCGGTCAGCACGTCACCGTGCTCGGCGGCGACGTCCCCCAGGACGTCCTGGTCGACCGCGCCCGCCGGGTGATCGGGTTCAACTCGGTGGAGCCCGCCGTGCGCGTGCCCACCTCCGTGACGGACATCACCGAGGCAGCCGTGGACGCGCTGGCCGGCGTCCGCGCCGAGCGGCCCGGCGTCACCTTCGCCGTGCGGGTCAAGCGCCGGAACAAGAACTTCGAGATGACCTCGTCGCAGTTCGAGCGCTTCCTCGGGGCCCGGGTCCGGGAAGCCCTCGGGCCGGTGCCGGTGAACCTCTCCCACCCCGACGTGCGGATCTCCATCGAGATCGACCACAAGGAAAGCTATGTCTCCTGGGTCCGCCATCAGGGGCCGGGCGGACTGCCCGTCGGCTCCAGCGGACGCGCGCTGGTGCTGCTGTCCGGTGGGTACGACTCACCGGTGGCGGCCTATCGGGCCATGCGCCGTGGACTGCGCTGCGATTTCGTCCACTTCACCGGCGCTCCCTACACGAACGCCGCCTCCATGTACAAGGCGTACGCCCTGGCCAGGGAACTCAACCGCTGTCAGCCCGCCGGACGGCTGCATGTCATCGCGCTCGGCCAGGCACAGAAGCAGTTGGCGATCGCGGGGGCCGGCAGGCTCCAAGTCGTCGCACAACGACGGCTCATGGTCCGCGTGGCCTCCGCGCTGGCGGGCCGGATCGCGGCGGAGGCCCTGGTGACCGGCGACAGCCTGGGGCAGGTGGCCAGTCAGACCCTGGCGAACCTGGCCGCCGTCGACGAGGCCGCCACCCTGCCGGTGCTGCGCCCGCTGATCGGCTGGGAGAAGCAGGAGATCATCGACGAAGCCCGGTCCATCGGCACCGAACAGATCTCCGTACTGCCCGACGAGGACTGCTGCAAGCTCCTCGCACCGCCCCGGGTCACCCTCCGGGCCGGCCTGGCCGACCTGCGGTCGGTGGAGAAGCGCCTCGACCTGGACGACCTGGTGGACGGGCTGCTGCGGGACGTCCAGATCATGCACCCGGGGGAGACCGACGAGGAGACGGCCACCGAAGCGGGCAGCCCGGACGAGGACCCCGCCCCGGCCCGGACCGGCCCGCCCGTGTGCGGTGCGCCGGCAGGGGCCGCGCAGGCGCCGTAGTGATCGCGCCCGGTCGTACGGACGTGAACGCCCCCTCGTCGGAGGGGGCGTTGCTTCCTTACTTGGCCGCGCGCTTCTTGCGTGCCGGCTTCGACGTGGGAGCCTCGGAGGCGCGGGCGACGGCCACGAAGGGCTTGACCGCTTCCTGGAGCTTGGCCACGTTCTCGGCGCCGAGGTCGGCCTCGTACCACTTGAGATCGAGAACCTGACGGATCGCGATCTTCTTGGTGCCGTCCTCGTTCGACTCCTCGGTCTCGTATTCCTCGTCGACCATCTCGGGGACGGCGAACCGGATCGGCGTGACGCCGTCCGTCACCTCGGGATTGAGGTCGTCCTGGAGAATCGACTGCCAGTAAGTCGCCTTCTTGACAATCTGGTTGCCGACCGGAACAGGAGTGATTACCTCCTGAACACCCGGCTCATCCTTCTGCGACTCATCAACCTGGATGGTTTCCTTGACGGCCATTTTTGCGCCCCTTTCCTGTGCGGTGCACCCCAAACTTTAGTGGAAATAGGTGAGTTGAAGCCAATCGGCGACGGGGGCTAGATCATGCCGGTCTCCGCTCGCGAACGGATGGGCAAGTCAGCTGGTCATCGCCGACATCCCAGGCATTCTCCGGAAACTTCCACTCCCCGCGAGTCGCCGCCCGCGCCCGTCGGTGAACTGCTCTGCAAAACCACCCATCTCCTCTGTGACCAGCCCCTTTCCGTGCCGAATTGGCACGCTGTGGGGCGTGCCTTTCGCCCCTGCTGCCGCTTCCTTGGAATTCCTGGATTCCTGCCCCGCGTCCACGGCGGTGCCGTCCCCATCGATATCGAAGTACTTCGGGACCGGAGGACGCGGGGAGGGGAAAGGGGCGCCGGCGAGGGCGGGCGCGCGGCGACGCGTGCGGACCGGTGCTCCGGGGGTCGCGCCGCGCCCCGCCGCGGCCGAACCCTGCGCCACCTGTGTCTCATCTCATAGTCCGGCATCTGAACATGGGTGACCGTCAGGGGGACGGCGTTCTACGCTGGCCGGGCAACAGGTTCGCCCCGTCCGCCAGACGGGAGCGTCGCAAGAGGGAACCCGGTGGGAATCCGGGACTGCCCCGCAGCGGTGAGTGGGAACGACCGCCGTCATACGCACTGGATCCGGGCCGCGGATCCGGGAAGCGACGGCCAGTAGGTGCCCGCCGGAAGACTCCGGCAGGCGCGCCCGCGAGTCCGAAGACCTGCCCGTTGCCCGTGTGCGCCCCTGCGTACACGGACATCCCGGTGACCTCGAGGGCGGGTCGGCGTACATACCAGGCGGACACGTGCGTCGCGAGCGCACCGTGGATCCGCCCGGTTCGTCATCCCTTCGCGCTCCTCGTTCCCTCGCCGGGACGTTTCAGGAGACCATTTCGCGAAGGAGAGTTCCGTGACAGCGAAGCCCGCAGCCGCGGCAGCACGGGCCACCGTGTACGGCTACCCCCGCCAGGGCCGGCACCGGGAACTGAAGAAGGCCGTCGAGGGCTATTGGAAGGGCAAGGTCACCGCCGACGCCCTGACGGAGACCGCCCGCACCCTGCGCCGTGCCCACTGGCGGCGACTGGCCGACGCCGGCATCCACGAGGTGCCCACCGGTGACTTCTCGTACTACGACCATGTGCTGGACACCAGCGTCATGGTCGGTGCCGTCCCGGACCGCCACCGCGCCGCCGTCGCGGCCGACGCCCTCGACGGCTACTTCGCGATGGCGCGCGGCACGCAGGACGTCGCGCCGCTGGAGATGACCAAGTGGTTCGACACCAACTACCACTATCTCGTGCCGGAGTTGGGCCCCGACACCGTCTTCGCCGCCGACTCCGCAAAGCAGGTGGCCGAGTTCGAGGAGGCCCTCGCGCTCGGGCTGACGGCCCGGCCGGTGCTGGTCGGCCCGGTCACCTACCTCCTGCTGTCGAAGCCCGCCCCAGGCGTGGCCGCCGACTTCGAGCCGCTGACCCTCCTCGACCGGCTGCTGCCGGTCTACGCGCAGGTCCTCGCCGACCTGCGGGCGGCGGGCGCGGAGTGGGTGCAGCTCGACGAGCCCGCCCTGGTGCAGGACCGCACCCCGGCCGACCTGAACGCCGCCGCACGGGCCTACCGCGAACTGGGCACCCGTACCGACCGCCCGAAACTGCTGGTCGCGTCGTACTTCGACCGGCTCGGCGATGCCCTGCCCGTACTGGCCAAGGCTCCGGTGGACGGACTGGCGCTCGACTTCACCGACGCGGCCGCGGCCAACCTCGACGCGCTGGCGGCCGTCGGCGGACTGCCGGGCAAGCGCCTGGTGGCGGGCGTGGTCAACGGCCGCAACATCTGGATCAACGATCTGGAGAAGTCGCTGGCCACCCTCGGCACCCTGCTCGGCCTCGCCGACCGGGTCGATGTGGCGGCGTCCTGCTCCCTGCTGCACGTGCCGCTGGACGCCGCCCTGGAGCGGGACATCGACCCGCAGATCGCCCGTTGGCTGGCCTTCGCCAGGCAGAAGACCACGGAGCTGGTGACCCTGGCCCGCGGCCTGTCGCAGGGCACCGACACCATCGCCGCCGAACTCGCCGCGAACCGCGCCGACCTGGCCTCCCGAGCCAATTCGGTCCTCACCCACGACCCGGCCGTGCGGGCCCGCGTCGCGGCCGTCACCGAGGCCGACGTCCGGCGCTCCCAGGCATATGGCCAGCGGACCGTCGCCCAGCGCACCCACCTCGGCCTGCCGCTGCTGCCGACCACCACCATCGGATCCTTCCCCCAGACCGACGAACTGCGCGCCGCCCGCGCGGACCTGCGGGCCGGCCGGATCGACACCGCCGGTTACGAGGAGCGGATCAGGGCCGAGATCCAGGAGGTCGTCTCCTTCCAGGAGAAGGCCGGGCTGGACGTCCTGGTGCACGGCGAGCCCGAACGCAACGACATGGTCCAGTACTTCGCCGAGCAGCTCACCGGCTATCTCGCCACCCGGCACGGCTGGGTGCAGTCCTACGGCACCCGCTACGTCCGCCCGCCGGTGCTGGCCGGTGACATCTCCCGTCCCGAGCCCATGACGGTCCGTTGGACGACCTATGCCCAGTCACTGACCGAACGCCCCGTCAAGGGCATGCTCACCGGTCCCGTCACCATGCTCGCCTGGTCCTTCGTCCGCGACGACCAGCCACTGGCGCGGACCGCGCGCCAGGTCGCCCTGGCACTGCGCGACGAGGTCGCCGACCTGGAGGCGGCCGGCACATCGGTGATCCAGGTGGACGAGCCGGCGCTCCGCGAGACGCTGCCGCTGCGCGCCGCCGACCGCCCCGCGTACCTGGCGTGGGCCACCGATGCCTTCCGCCTGTCCACCAGCGGGGTGCGCCCGGACACCCAGATCCACACCCACATGTGCTACGCCGAGTTCGGCGACATCGTGCAGGCCATCGACGACCTCGACGCGGACGTGATCAGCCTGGAGGCCACCCGGTCCCATATGCAGGTCGCCCGGGAGCTGGCCGCCCACGGCTACCCGCGCGAGGCCGGACCCGGCGTGTACGACATCCACTCCCCGCGCGTGCCGAGCCCGGCGGAGGCGGCGGACCTGCTGCGCACCGGCCTGCGGGCCATCCCCGCCGAACGCCTGTGGGTCAACCCCGACTGCGGGCTCAAGACCCGTGACTGGCCCGAGGTGCGGGCCTCCCTGGAGAGCCTGGTGGCCGCGGCCCGCACGGTCCGTGCGGAGCTGCCGACCTCCTGACACCGGGACCGCTTGGTCGGGGAGGGGAGTCGTGCGCCCCTCCCCGACCCCCTCCCCACCCTCGGCACCTGGTCACCGCCCGGGCCAGCGCAGGGTCATGTCGGGCAGGTTCTCCATGTTGCGGTCGCCGTCGCTGGTGTCGAGCACATGGAAGCCATGGCGTGCGTAGAACGCGCGGGCCTGGGTGTTCTGCTGGAAGACGTGCAGTGACAGCCCGTCCGGACTGTGCCGTCTGACCTCGTCGAGCAGCAGGGTGCCGATGCCTCGGCGGCGCAACTCGGGCCGCAGATAGAGGTGTTCGAGCATGTCGCCTTCGAGGGCGGCGTAGCCGAGGATCTCCGTCCCCCGCACCGCCACCCACACCCGGCACGTCGTGAGGACGACCTGCTCGAACCATCGGGTCACCTGCTCGTGACCCCGTTTCTGCGCCGGCAGGTACGGCATCGCCGCCGCGCGGGAGGCCATGTGGATGTGGGCGATCGCCGCCGCGTCCGCCGTCGCCGCGAGGCGGATCTCCGTTTCCTCGTCATCACTCACGGCGGGAACCTACCGGGTCCGCCACGGCGCGATCGAGC is a genomic window containing:
- a CDS encoding HtaA domain-containing protein, whose translation is MPLARAPRPAADSGKLHGGNLDWGVKKKFRDYVNGPIAHGKAEPSDGATATAAGYRFPKGHGTYDGKEATLVAEFNGAVRFTGHGGALDLKFSNLRIKAENGKGTLIADVASKPRTEEGRAPARVVTTPDTPIADLKLPTGTLTAKGGVVTLKNVPATLTAAGSEAFSGMYPTGEALDPVDATVAVEPGVQLPSDATGSDDSHASAGAAPAGGADGAPGASFNSGSTVGGTGALAATGSTTPNGALIGTAAALLVTGTAR
- a CDS encoding AfsR/SARP family transcriptional regulator translates to MSSTGGVSTGVRQLRLALLGPLQGWRGGVPLELGPVREQALLAALLLRPGVTASRQQLLDGVWGTEQPGTGAKVIPVYVHRLRRCLDGPGAGPAESVIVTDRGGYRFVPRDVWVDAARMVEFAAEASSARVSGDLTTAVDAWSKALELFRGEPLAGIPGPFAQGERLRLTEYRLALLQDKLGCELRLGRHAAAVGELFALTEAHPYHEALAALLIRALYVGNRQADALDVYAKVRRRLVRDQGAEPGPELRQTHEAVLRRDDALLFGTAARQRPRPSPPQPPAGHRDRPERPVRNELPVGAGNFTGRDRELALLGATAADPHGVTVRAVDGMAGVGKTALVVHAARTVHQRYPDGALFVDLHGYREDRGAPGPQRVLRRLLRAVGADEGEDSEDLDELAASWRTATAALRLLVVLDDAAGAEQVRPLVPAGPGSMLLVTSRQRLTGLDVDRRISLAPLDLDDAVGLLSRIVGGSGSPDEHGAIRRLAGLCDQLPLALRIAGARLQNRPLWAWESLAARLADDERRLGELSVEDRSVEAAFQLSYDQLPAAEQRAFRALGLSPTVELDALTLAAMLDGTRPDAERVLESLVDASLVQQVAADRYRLHDLVAVYARRVAAGFPGEVAAVRDGVFRLYVSAARRSSDWGPSAFPTGPAPGTAPFADWEEATNWLDTVGGELVDVVGHAVDVGKLDEACWITEGLFDYLTRQGRFHECRTALETVLPLVTAVTDRRMVSELRTCMGMMYGLQGRYEQAHPLLTEALEISRRSGDLLEQARALGNLGTFANLQGRVAESMEFFAEVAGIVGKLDDEWLTAVVTATVGDMHHQLGEHERAYECYTEAIVLAERVDSPRLLGKTLLRLGCLQLDRGRPLDAAGTLHRAADLAIRLADVPLYATVLGRLGTAAACLGNVAQAAEFGSRARGVLSGRTGGTSEMVRSEMIRTRLVWNNVAAEDLAGSREFFERSVALPDAAPNRARISHFLDDIRRQRQWEGPDF
- a CDS encoding transketolase codes for the protein MTAAQTTTLGPDSELPQIFELAQQLRVDSVRASTAAGSGHPTSSLSAADLMAVLMTRHLRYDWDAPDNPAGDHLVFSKGHASPLLYAMFKAAGVVSDDALMTTYRRFGHRLQGHPTPVLPWVDVATGSLGQGIGYGVGIALAGRDLDKQPYRVWVLCGDSEMAEGSVWEALDKAGHYRLANFTAVVDVNRLGQCGPTELEWDTGTYARRVEAFGCRAIVIDGHDLQAIDQALTTAADGQAPTVIVARTVKGRGVAEVADKEGWHGKALPEDMADRAVAELGGIRNLHVRGPRPPAVTPAPIPAAGPIELPRFEVGDKVATRVAFGHALAALGARPDVVALDAEVGNSTHAQDFEKAHPERYFQTYIAEQQMIADAVGMAVRGYRPYATTFAAFLTRAHDFIRMAAVSQITMALCGTHSGVEIGADGPSQMGLEDLAMMRAVHGSTVLYPSDATSAAALTAAMAELDGISYLRTTRGPYPVLYDGDETFPVGGSKTLRHSPHDRVTLIGAGVTLHECLAAAEHLAADDVPARVIDLYSLKPVDAGALARAAQETGALVVVEDHHPEGGIGEAVLSALAATGSRPAFSHLAVTDLPGSGTTDELLDAAGISHPHIARAARALIQR
- the thiI gene encoding tRNA uracil 4-sulfurtransferase ThiI, producing MPGEPSIPAIPSPAGPRPSGHCVLLKHGEIVLKGRNRHRFTERLHDNLRRSLRGIGGSTWIKSGQHVTVLGGDVPQDVLVDRARRVIGFNSVEPAVRVPTSVTDITEAAVDALAGVRAERPGVTFAVRVKRRNKNFEMTSSQFERFLGARVREALGPVPVNLSHPDVRISIEIDHKESYVSWVRHQGPGGLPVGSSGRALVLLSGGYDSPVAAYRAMRRGLRCDFVHFTGAPYTNAASMYKAYALARELNRCQPAGRLHVIALGQAQKQLAIAGAGRLQVVAQRRLMVRVASALAGRIAAEALVTGDSLGQVASQTLANLAAVDEAATLPVLRPLIGWEKQEIIDEARSIGTEQISVLPDEDCCKLLAPPRVTLRAGLADLRSVEKRLDLDDLVDGLLRDVQIMHPGETDEETATEAGSPDEDPAPARTGPPVCGAPAGAAQAP
- a CDS encoding Lsr2 family protein, translating into MAVKETIQVDESQKDEPGVQEVITPVPVGNQIVKKATYWQSILQDDLNPEVTDGVTPIRFAVPEMVDEEYETEESNEDGTKKIAIRQVLDLKWYEADLGAENVAKLQEAVKPFVAVARASEAPTSKPARKKRAAK
- the metE gene encoding 5-methyltetrahydropteroyltriglutamate--homocysteine S-methyltransferase, which gives rise to MTAKPAAAAARATVYGYPRQGRHRELKKAVEGYWKGKVTADALTETARTLRRAHWRRLADAGIHEVPTGDFSYYDHVLDTSVMVGAVPDRHRAAVAADALDGYFAMARGTQDVAPLEMTKWFDTNYHYLVPELGPDTVFAADSAKQVAEFEEALALGLTARPVLVGPVTYLLLSKPAPGVAADFEPLTLLDRLLPVYAQVLADLRAAGAEWVQLDEPALVQDRTPADLNAAARAYRELGTRTDRPKLLVASYFDRLGDALPVLAKAPVDGLALDFTDAAAANLDALAAVGGLPGKRLVAGVVNGRNIWINDLEKSLATLGTLLGLADRVDVAASCSLLHVPLDAALERDIDPQIARWLAFARQKTTELVTLARGLSQGTDTIAAELAANRADLASRANSVLTHDPAVRARVAAVTEADVRRSQAYGQRTVAQRTHLGLPLLPTTTIGSFPQTDELRAARADLRAGRIDTAGYEERIRAEIQEVVSFQEKAGLDVLVHGEPERNDMVQYFAEQLTGYLATRHGWVQSYGTRYVRPPVLAGDISRPEPMTVRWTTYAQSLTERPVKGMLTGPVTMLAWSFVRDDQPLARTARQVALALRDEVADLEAAGTSVIQVDEPALRETLPLRAADRPAYLAWATDAFRLSTSGVRPDTQIHTHMCYAEFGDIVQAIDDLDADVISLEATRSHMQVARELAAHGYPREAGPGVYDIHSPRVPSPAEAADLLRTGLRAIPAERLWVNPDCGLKTRDWPEVRASLESLVAAARTVRAELPTS